GCCCAATCACAGTTGCGGGGGAGCAGATATTTGGGCTGATATTTTGAGTAGTAGAGAGATATTTTGTCCAAAAGGATCATATTGTCCATCCACAATCCAGAAGCTTTCTTGCAGTAGTGGGTATTGATAACTATCCCAAAACTTCCAGCACATATCTATAGAGTTGAAAGTTACAGCTCTTTCTTTGTTGCATGTTTTTAATTTGTCTCTCTAAAACTTGCCCCTTCACCTTGAATGTTATTGTCAACATtccttttcccttttctttataaattactgatggaacttctcttttttttttccttgattCAGATATTACTGCAGGACTGGTTCTACATCTCAAGCAGGTAGGTCTTTTTGGCTTTAAACACCCTTCCCTAATCAGTAATAGGTGTTAAACCTTGGATCTCTGACTTTAACAACCAAATTCTAGCCATTGGGATTGGCATGTCCCTTAGGGACTTCCTACTATGAAAAGGATCTATacgtttaaaattaaagtttgatATAATTAACATGTTAATTGTTGTAGCTGCATATAACTTTTATTGATGACCTTGCAGGGTGTTTTCGGTTGGCAACTTGTGATCcaaaatcatcaaatcaaaatatcACTGCATATGGCATCATGATTTTTGTGAGTGACAGTTCCATAATTATTTCATTTGCTCTATCAACTGTTTCTgtcaattaaatttcaaatttggtTTATCTTTTTGAGATTAGTGTTTAATCTACTGGTTGCAATCAAGCTTTAGAGGGTTTTATCATGGGGTAATTATGATAAGAAATGGACATAGGAAGATAGAATATTAGTAAAATGAGTAAAGAATGTTTTAAGGACTGTAATTAATGGTGACTTCTTTTAAAGGCTCAAGTGAAAACAAATTACCTCATGTTTCCCATAtgcattttcttttcatctacCAAAATATTGGTCAAATGTTTGGACATTCTAGTAATCTATGTTCTTGGAACCATCAGACATTCTGTGATCTCAATCATGCATATAATTTCAGCTCAACGTGCATGTAAAAATTATCCTGTACGTACATCTATCAGCTCTGACATTTCACTTATCAATGTAGGCTGGATTGAGTTTTCTGCTACTTATTATTTATAACTGTTCTGATCAAGTTCTTGCTACTCGAGAAAGAAGAGAAGCAAAAACTAGGGAGAAAGCAGTTCAAAGTGTGAGAGAAACAGTTCAAGCACGTGAAAAATGGAAGGATATTGCCAAAAAGCATGCAATTGACCTGCAAAGTCAATTATCACGCACATTTTCTCGTGCAACATCTGCAAAAAAAGCTGATGTTGTGAAGGGTACTGGTCAAGCTAAACCTGGAACGGATGCTGCCTTGCAATCCATTTCTGGAGCCAGTTCATCTGCACCaacaaaaggaaagaaaaaggacaaaaataacctaacaaaTATGCTGCATGAAATTGAAGCTAACCCTGAGGGTCATGAAGGCTTCAATCTGGAGATTGgagataaaaatatcaaaaagcaTGCACCAAAGGGTAAACAGTTGCAGACTCAGAGTCAAATGTTCAGGTATGCATATGGACAGATCGAGAAGGAAAAGGCTATGCAGGAGCAGAATAAGAACTTGACCTTCTCTGGGGTCATTTCCATGACTAATGATATTGAAATCAGGAAAAGGCCTACGATTGAGATTAGTTTTAAGGACCTAAGCATCACTTTGAAACGTAAAAAAAGACATCTGCTAAGGGGTGTGACGGGGAAATTATCACCTGggaaagtttctgctgtcatGGGCCCATCTGGGGCTGGAAAAACGACATTTCTTTCTGCTTTGACTGGAAAAGCAACTGGGTGCCAGGTGTCCGGTACGGTTCTTGTAAATGGCAAGGCAGAGCCAATCCAAGCGTACAAGAAAATCATTGGTTTTGTGCCTCAGGATGATATTGTGCACGGAAACTTGACGGTGGAGGAGAATCTCTGGTTCAGTGCAAGGTGCAGGTATGCAACAGTAAATTCAATCAATGCAGGTTGAATATTATCAAGCCTTTAATGGGCGAGTCCAAAGCGTTTCTCTAATAATTTGATGCCAACCAACACAGTGGTAGCATTAATTGCATCTAACATATTTTTCTAGCATATAACCTATTTGTAGTTGTACTTGCATCtaagaaaaaatagaattagGACATAAATTTTTGAAAGTTACAAAAGCACCTGGCTTTCATGTAACAGTGAAACAGCTGATCCTGTGAATGGCGTTTGAGGATAAATAAGAGACTTAATATATCTGCATTTCagatatatatttgaaataatCCAACTTTTAAGCTCATGTTATTGTTAAAATATTATGTGGGCATTTACCCAGAAATGGAAGTTAAGAGTGCCTCACTGTCCCAGTTATTATGGCTGTGCATTCTGCAGCTGCTTTGTTCAATTTCTGTCTTGCTCTATTTGAACCTGAACACTGTGGcatctaggggtgagcattcggtcggttcggttcaaaaccgaatcgaaccgaataaaccgaaattttagtgtttatgaaaaccgaatcgaaccgattttgatcagaaaccgaatcgaaccgaaccggtctgattcggttcgaatcggttcggtttgatcggtttcgatttttaataatttttttattttttacactttatttttaatattttaaaatttaattaaaatattttaattttaatatgatttaatttctctatagtattgaaaaaaaatatattattatcactaatcggttcggttcggtttttttggtttttttctgatcaaaaccgaaccaaaccgaaatttctgaaattaaaaaccgaaccgaaccgaaatgtataaaaaaccgaaccaaattttcaaatcgattcggttcggtcggttttttcgatttgaacagaGTACTGCTCAGCCCTAGTGGCATCCAGTTGTAGATTCATACATACTGGAACTAGCAACAGTTTCTTTTTgccatttttgttttgtttgtgACTGGATTTTTGTCGCTGTAGACTCTCTGCTGATCTACCAAAACCAGAAAGGGTTTTAGTTGTTGAAAGAGTCATTGAGTCCTTAGGACTGCAGCCAGTGCGGGATTCTCTGGTTGGGACAGTGGAGAAGAGAGGAATCTCTGGAGGTCAAAGAAAACGAGTAAATGTTGGGCTAGAAATGGTTATGGAACCTTCACTTCTGATATTAGATGAACCCACATCTGGTTTGGACAGTTCATCTTCCCTTTTACTGATTAGAGCTCTTCGACGTGAAGCTCTTGAGGGAGTAAATATTTGCATGGTTGTCCACCAACCAAGGTAAGTATATGCTTTACATTACAGGAACACAGAATGCTgtccatttatttattttttcttcatacatattTTTGTCCATCTTTCTATAAGTAAAGATTTAGAgtatatcatatattttctaGGTAAAATACTATTTAGTCCTTTTGTTATGGAGAAACACATTAATTAGTCcgtcgattttaaaaaatacactaaaacgtccctaacattttaaaaagacTACTAGTTAGACTCTCCGTTAATTTTAGCTGATAAgtgttttactatttaatccctataatttaaaaaaaaactcgtTAATTGGTCTCTCaagtattaattagtttttttgtaCCGGATAGTACaacattttagacttttttgcaatacttaaaatttaaaactaatggaGAGaccaattagtaaattttttagaatGTCAGGatgtaatgtatttttcaaaacagAAGGATTAACTAATgggtttttttataatatagagactaaatagtaaattttcctattttctaaataagaaaaataatattttccccTTTCTTCAGCTATACATTGTTCAGCATGTTTGATGATTTGATACTTCTGGCAAAGGGTGGCCTGACAGCATATCATGGACCAGTAAAGAAAGTTGAAGAGTACTTTGCTGGCCTTGGGATTACTGTACCTGAGCGTTCAAATCCTCCAGATTACTTCATTGACATCTTGGAGGGGATAGTAAAACCTAGCTCTGATGTGAACTACAAACAGCTTCCAGTTAGATGGATGCTTCATAATGGCTACCCAGTTCCTATGGATATGCTGCAGAGTATTGATGGACCGGAAGCCTCAGGTGATTCAACTAATGATGCTAATCCAAGTGAAGCTGGATCTGAACCACAGTCTTTTGCCGGAGAGTTTTGGCAGGATGTGAAGACTAATGTTGAGTTGAAGAAAGACAATATAGAAAGCAATATCACAACCACAGATGACAAATCCAACCGGAAAACCCCTGATGTTTTTCAGCAGTACAGATATTTCCTGGGGAGGTAAggctaatatttatttttcataaatatgtAGCGAGGAATTATTATGTGAATTTGGATTTGCTGAACAATAGGACTTTTTGAGTGAAAAGCTTTGGTTCTAGTAGTTTCAAATTCATCTTAATGATTCAAACATTAAGTTCTCATTCTGTTTTTTCTTTGCAGGATTTGCAAACAGCGGCTAAGAGAAGCAAGAACACAGGCAGTAgattttttgattttattacTAGCAGGAATATGCTTAGGAACATTAGCTAAAGTGAGCGATGAAACTTTTGGAGTGATTGGTTACACATATACTGTCATTGCAGTCTGTAAGTTAAAATCCTTAAAACTAGTTTTCTGTACATGAAAGTAACCGCAGCTTTAATTTGATTTGGCCTTTACTAGGTGCCTCAAACTTTGAATAAGAATGCGTAATGCCTTGTAATGAAAAGGACAAAAAAGTTCACGTCTTAAAAATGTCATACAGTAAAATGTAATTCTCAATCAGACTGCTTAATAAGGTCCCCTTATCAAGAAATCTTTCGTACAAGTTTCCATTTCTGACCAACCTCATATTCTGATTGATTTCAGCTCTACTCTGCAAGATCGCAGCTTTGAGATCATTTTCTTTGGATAAGCTACATTATTGGAGAGAAAGTGCTTCTGGCATGAGCAGCATGGCTTATTTTCTTGCAAAGGATACTGTTGATCATTTCAACACACTTGTCAAGCCACTAGTGTACCTATCAATGTTCTACTTCTTCAACAATCCAAGATCATCGTTCACAGATAATTATGCAGTTCTCATTTGTCTGGTGTATTGTGTGAGTGGGATAGCTTATGCATTAGCCATTCTCTTCGAGCCAGGTCCAGCTCAACTTGTGAGTATTTTGAGTAGTTTACACTGATCAAGTTCCTATACAtatacacaaacaagcaagtGCATATTAAGCTATCTTTGTGTCATGCAGTGGTCAGTGCTTGTTCCAGTTGTTTTGACCTTAATAGCAACTCAAGGTGAAGACCGTGAAGACAGTAACTTTGTTAAGAAACTATCAGACTTTTGTTACACTAAATGGGCATTGGAGGCATTTGTCATAGCAAATGCTAAAAGGTTTGTGATACTATACTTCCTGATTTGTGGTAattaatcttcatgcatatgcCAGCTTAATCTTGATCTACTCTGCCTTAACTTTCAGATATTATGGTGTATGGCTGATAACGCGATGTGGTTCGCTTATGGAAAGTGGTTATGATCTCAATCATTGGTATCGTTGCTTAATCTTCCTCGTTATTTTCGGCTTAGGTAGTCGTATTATTGCCTTTTTTATCATGGTCACCTTCCAAAAGAAGTAAATTCAACATTTCTGTGCTCCATCCTTACTGTACAAAGTAGAAAAGATCAAAGCCAGACAATCCTCTTGAGGTAGAAACTTATATAGGCACTGTAACATACTGagaaaagtacagtatagtcctTGAAGAAGATGGGGATTGCTTGGAGTCCTCAAAACCTGTATAAAGGAACAAAATCAGTACAGAATTATGTGGATATAGATGAGTGCAGCAATGTAAATCGACTAAGATAACTTCGTTTGAGCATGATGATTTTGTGTAAAGGGGTCATCTTTTTTTTACGACAAATATAAAGAGTAGGAATTTAGTGAACAAGGCAGCCCAATACTAGTCTTTTCTCCTCTCTCTCCGGCCCGCCCACGGCATTTCCCCCTTGTTCTCTTTGCTTTTTTCGGGCTTTGCTTTTATTTTTAGGTAAATTTCATCTAGGATCACTAAATTTTAATCACTTATTCATTataattactaaatttattttgaaaaaattatcaacgaataaatatttacataaaatagTCATTCTGGTGAAATATATACGtggtttaaattaataataaaaaaatttatttatcacataatataaaaaaaaatatctttttggccacttaattaaatttataaaaaatcctCTCCCTCTTATACTTTTtcgttataaattatttaaaaaatccatTAAAATAAATCTTGCAAAAATTAAAAcgttattttcatatataaaaattatttattgtaaaaaaagTTGTAATAGTTATTGTCATTTGAACTCTCCTTAATTTCATTAatacagtttttttttcttcctaaaAAACTTATAGACttgcattttttttatatttttaatcacatcaaattaaaaaaaaaaaacactaatgcaaattgttttttttatgatacCTGCTGTCAGTTTTCATatttttgatatatatatatatatatatatatatattttacatttaAGTGAGTAGGCTGTAAGtactttttacaaaattaattaaatatttttctaattaaaaatatatgaataaatttataaaaaatataatctaataattaatctataattgatattttttaattgtataattaaaaataataaatatatattattaatattttgtattgttatatataaattataaaataaaaatatatttggaTTACTGTGGAATTtccatcaataaaatttaaaaatttaaagattaagagtttatagtagttaaaattttttattattattattatttaaagctATATAGGATATAATTCACATCTCATGAGtgactattttaaaaaattatttaaatatttataatttttataaaataaattaaaatatttataatttttatgaaataaattaaaattcaatgagGTGAAAATTATCTCCTTTAttcgtttttaattttaaaggcTCCGTTTGTTTGtgaattttctataaaaaaatatttttgtagaaatattttctaacaaattaacttattttttattatttaattttaatttaaaaaataaaatatattaaaaaattttatatagaagttttaataatattttcaaaataaagaaaatgattttatcttttcaaaaaagctatttttttaaaatgatttatttttttctttaattaggaaaatattttctatttactCATTTTTTTAgtgtcaaatattttttttaaaaatattttccagcTAATTTAATATTACTATCTCGTTTGAGCATGGTTGGCTTAATGTACGGTATAAAAAAAAggcttgtgtttgaagattttatcTTAGTAAATAGATTTGCACATTAAGACCTTGCTCATGAAGAAATGAGTCACAGCTCTTCAATTTCCCCCTATGCATTAGTGATGAATACTACGTTATGAAATATTAAATGCAGTTTGAAGAAAAATTGTTTGTTTAATATCCTTCTGGCATCAACCTAAACTAGAGCAGTTTGTTAGGTAAGCTTTATATTCTCTTTAGGGAATAAGTCTAAATCctctaaggaaaaaaaaaaattattttctatattttttttgaattaaaaattgaaaattaaaggaGTAAATGCACTTACCAAACTAAACCTATGAGTGCGACTTTTCTATACTTTAAAAtcaactatatatataaaaatttattaatataaataatctaTGAAATATACTTTCcacacataatttattttatgcaAATAAACAAAGCCTAAATTCTAAGCTAAGGCTTCATGTTCTTGTTAATCACAAAATATAAGATTGCTccggaaaaaaaaatgataccCATGTATTCTCATGGAAGattacctttttcttttttttttttgaacagtCTCATTGAAGATTATGCTCTCTCAGGGTCTCACATCTTTCATTGAAAAATTTAGAACATTGTTCAAATAACATCAAAAGAAAACAGTGCagaaaatatgctaaaagcatagAACATTGGACatgaataataaatttctcatcTTCCATTTGCATACTACAGCATCAATATCTCGATACCACTTTCTGGCTTGAGGAAATGTAAATTACATGTCCAAATAATCCCACTGTTTGGTTTCTGTCAACCTCTTATGGACCTGTATAGGCAGGGATCATTTCCCTAAAAATTAGAGATTGTATTCCTGAAATTCACTTAAAAGAGCATCATTCAGCAAATTACATAAATGGCGAAACGGTTTCAAAATTTCGGTTGATTAACTAAAGGTGCAGGTTCTGAGAAATAGATTTTATCTCCAAACCACATCACCCATAAACTTAAGAGCTGGGACACCTCTTATCTCTACATCAAATAGGGGTGCCTGGATTGATCTCAAACTGCTGAGCGCTGGATCATTCTGGATGATATCAAGTGCACGCATTTGATCCTACAATATTTAGAACAGAGCAGAAGCGGATGTAAAGCTTTAACAGAAAGGAATAAGGTTCCATCTGTTTCtaagaacttttttttttgagataTGAGAAATGTCAAGCAAATGTGCTTCACGGACAGAATTGGTAGCTCATAATTAATAAATGCTCTACATTGCTTACATAGTTGAAAATAAGGATATCTAGGTTATATTTTCaccaaaaagtttcaaaacaagGTAACTTACTAGGCCAGTTCAGCCAATATATCAAGACGTACAAAGATAATCCACTTGCTTTTGCAGTCAATGGACTTTCAGAAAAACTGCAAGTGATTTCTACGCAAACCTTCCCAAGGATTCATGCAATTTTGGATTTGATTGTTTCCCTATTTAGGTGTGAAAAAGCAAATAGagaaatttctcaatttaaatatCCAAAAGAACACGGCGATACCTAATCCCAACTTCAAACCAGTAATGGTTGAACAAAATTTACATGGACCACATTTTTGGAACAAAATCTAAAGCCAAGAGTAGAATTCAAGGTaatacttcaaaaaaaaaatacggAAGCTTTTATTGCAGATTGAATGTACCTTCCTTTTCATTGCACAGAACTTGCAATCTGATGTGGATGGAGGTAGCACCTGATTGACAATAAGCCTCCTAACTGGAACACTTTCCTTTCTCAAGGATGCGTGCAGCCTTGATGACTCATTTACTGCCATAACCTTAAATGGTCAAAAAACAAAATGGACAGTAggtgattaattaaattaatgttaAAGCAAATACTTCAAAGCCATTTCTCTCTCAAAGCTGCTCTGTGACAGTCAAACATTATTATGGATAAATATTATGACATATTTGTTTCATAAAGAGCACATTTATTGATATGAAGGAAAACCATGCAAAACAGTAAAATGCACTCCCAATTCATAACTTAATTCAGCTGTAAATATCAAGGCAATACTTCTATGAACGGCAAGTGGATGGTGGCAATAGAGTGGTCCATGTGTTAGTGTAGATGGGTGCGATGGGAGAATAATTTTTGCCAAATTGTGTATATATTACATGCCTAGGAGAGGTATGGCTCTATGTCCATGGAAATAAACAAATTACGCTAgaattaacaaaaattaaatggattGAATAAAATTGCAAATTCAACAAACCTTTGTGCTTTTAGGTCATTTGCTCTTTATATTACCTAAGAAATCCGTCCATAAAAGAAAAGATGATCTGAGGGCATACCGTTGGAATTGTCACTATAATAAATTCAGTGGTGTCTGAGTCTTGGAAAAGGTGTCGCACTCTAGCCATCTTCTCTCTTAATTCTCCAAGCTTGTCCTCCAGCTTTTCAGACTACAAGTTTAAAAACAAAATGCTTGGATCTTAAATAAGGCAAGAAACACACCAAAACAACAACATTCATACTTACAATATCTTGCCCTGCCTCTTTTTTTCCAAATAGAGACTTGAGAGCTGAACTTGCGGAAGCTAATTTCCTCTTCAGCTGGATTTAATAAATCAACGGATATCACTATTTCAACAAATTTTAAAATGGAAACATGGCAAGGAAAGAAAAATTACGTACAATTACACAAACAAGTTCAACAACTAGCTTTTCTATGATGATAGTGTTCAAAATATACCAGTGTACTTCAGCTAGGAAAACAATTAGAAAAACCATACAGTAAAACATTCAAACAGGGTTATAGGACATAAAAAAAACTTTCAGACATTTTAGAATGTTCCTAAATATAAAATTCAGTAATATTTCACTTGAGTGACTTTTTAGAAAACAATGCCCAAAACAATTCCCCTTCAAAGCTGGGTTTGGACTCATACCTTCATCATTTTGCCGATAGACGAATCCAAGAAGTCAGGCAGGGAGAGAAGCCGAAGTGTATGACCCTACAAACCAACACACAGATAAACAGATATGCAAAGATGAAAGGTAAAGTAATCTCTAAAGTCCCAAAACAATGACTAACCGTAGGTGCAGTATCAAAGACTATTCGAGTAAATGTAGTATATTCTTGGGTTTCAACAAATTCCATAACCTAAAAAGCACTGGTGCAGTTAGAATGACTGCTACAAAGTCTCAGGAGAAAGATTTAGCAAATAGTTGAGGGAGACAGAGACTTCACATGCCTTCGAAATTGCAATAGCTTCATCCAGACCAGGCGGTGGAGTGTCCAACAACTCTCCTAATTTTAATTCCTCTAACTACAATAAATTCACAAGATAAGCCATAAATATATCAAACTTGGTCAAAAATTAAGCAATAAGTTTTTCTAGTAGATTTTATAGAGATACAAGACAGTAGCACTCGGACTCAAACGCAGTCATGGCAAAGTTCTAAATCTTTTGGGATGCAACAATAAATGGAGATTTTATTATGCATATATTTACAAAACAAAATATGTATCCATAATCTTTTGGGCTGCAAAAGTGGAGATTTTACATCTTGCTGCATGTCCATAGAAATAAATAGAGTGACTGATGAGAGGACTGATACTACCAAAAATTGCATGGAAATATTTTGCCAATCGCAACAAATTCTAAAGACAAGCTAACCTGGTTAGAAAGCGTGCCAAGGCCCATGCCATCCATTAAATTTTTGACACCACTATCACCACTCTTTTGATTTTTACTGCGAAATTCTTCTCTAGCTTTCTCAGGGCTTATCTGCGACAATGCTAAATTTAAACATATATATCATACAAAATGGAGATGAAGCAACGGTCCATTATGAAGTAACATCATTATTGACAAATGATGTCATTTGAACAAATACCTCGAGAGCAAATAGTGGAGAATCCACTCCTTCAACAGGAACAAGTGCACCCCCCGTCAAATCCTGGAGATAATAAACCAAACTCAATGTATTTTAGGAATTTAACTAATCATGAAGTAGTTTGGAATTaactaaaatgtaaaaaaagaaAGGAGCAGGGGGTTGTGGGtgggagggggggggggggggggaattTAACTCAACACATAAAAAGAGGAACTAATACCTGGGCAAATGAATCACTTAAGGAGTGAGCAGGATCAGTTGAGACCACTATTGTAGGGTGACCATGGTTAGCAAATTTTACAGCAAGGGATGCAGCACAGCTTGTTTTTCCTACACCTCCTTTTCCGCCTAACATGTAGTACTTTCGCTGGATGCCAGCAACCATCTCGTCAAACGCCACAACATCATCAGCACGAGTCACTGCTGATCTCACTACAGGAAGAAATATGCATCTGAAGTTCTCAACTAAATTTAG
This sequence is a window from Manihot esculenta cultivar AM560-2 chromosome 4, M.esculenta_v8, whole genome shotgun sequence. Protein-coding genes within it:
- the LOC110613252 gene encoding ABC transporter G family member 28 isoform X2; its protein translation is MIPLAYVTPMFCRYNYQLPAGKPNHSCGGADIWADILSSREIFCPKGSYCPSTIQKLSCSSGYYCRTGSTSQAGCFRLATCDPKSSNQNITAYGIMIFAGLSFLLLIIYNCSDQVLATRERREAKTREKAVQSVRETVQAREKWKDIAKKHAIDLQSQLSRTFSRATSAKKADVVKGTGQAKPGTDAALQSISGASSSAPTKGKKKDKNNLTNMLHEIEANPEGHEGFNLEIGDKNIKKHAPKGKQLQTQSQMFRYAYGQIEKEKAMQEQNKNLTFSGVISMTNDIEIRKRPTIEISFKDLSITLKRKKRHLLRGVTGKLSPGKVSAVMGPSGAGKTTFLSALTGKATGCQVSGTVLVNGKAEPIQAYKKIIGFVPQDDIVHGNLTVEENLWFSARCRLSADLPKPERVLVVERVIESLGLQPVRDSLVGTVEKRGISGGQRKRVNVGLEMVMEPSLLILDEPTSGLDSSSSLLLIRALRREALEGVNICMVVHQPSYTLFSMFDDLILLAKGGLTAYHGPVKKVEEYFAGLGITVPERSNPPDYFIDILEGIVKPSSDVNYKQLPVRWMLHNGYPVPMDMLQSIDGPEASGDSTNDANPSEAGSEPQSFAGEFWQDVKTNVELKKDNIESNITTTDDKSNRKTPDVFQQYRYFLGRICKQRLREARTQAVDFLILLLAGICLGTLAKVSDETFGVIGYTYTVIAVSLLCKIAALRSFSLDKLHYWRESASGMSSMAYFLAKDTVDHFNTLVKPLVYLSMFYFFNNPRSSFTDNYAVLICLVYCVSGIAYALAILFEPGPAQLWSVLVPVVLTLIATQGEDREDSNFVKKLSDFCYTKWALEAFVIANAKRYYGVWLITRCGSLMESGYDLNHWYRCLIFLVIFGLGSRIIAFFIMVTFQKK
- the LOC110613252 gene encoding ABC transporter G family member 28 isoform X1, which produces MSREKGIAQSSSCFVSGTHFFVVILSVLLLFLQPISCQDVEGYDSDGVNSNPAAKELFSEMVVNSFSNFTSIFKQDISKYLGFCIMDVDSDWNMAFNFSENSEFITSCARKTKGDLAQRMCTAAEVKFYFNSFFSKGSRTTHYMQPNKNCNLSSWVSGCEPGWACSVGRGEKVDMKNSETIPSRADDCAPCCEGFFCPHGLTCMIPCPLGAYCPLSKLNDTTGICDPYNYQLPAGKPNHSCGGADIWADILSSREIFCPKGSYCPSTIQKLSCSSGYYCRTGSTSQAGCFRLATCDPKSSNQNITAYGIMIFAGLSFLLLIIYNCSDQVLATRERREAKTREKAVQSVRETVQAREKWKDIAKKHAIDLQSQLSRTFSRATSAKKADVVKGTGQAKPGTDAALQSISGASSSAPTKGKKKDKNNLTNMLHEIEANPEGHEGFNLEIGDKNIKKHAPKGKQLQTQSQMFRYAYGQIEKEKAMQEQNKNLTFSGVISMTNDIEIRKRPTIEISFKDLSITLKRKKRHLLRGVTGKLSPGKVSAVMGPSGAGKTTFLSALTGKATGCQVSGTVLVNGKAEPIQAYKKIIGFVPQDDIVHGNLTVEENLWFSARCRLSADLPKPERVLVVERVIESLGLQPVRDSLVGTVEKRGISGGQRKRVNVGLEMVMEPSLLILDEPTSGLDSSSSLLLIRALRREALEGVNICMVVHQPSYTLFSMFDDLILLAKGGLTAYHGPVKKVEEYFAGLGITVPERSNPPDYFIDILEGIVKPSSDVNYKQLPVRWMLHNGYPVPMDMLQSIDGPEASGDSTNDANPSEAGSEPQSFAGEFWQDVKTNVELKKDNIESNITTTDDKSNRKTPDVFQQYRYFLGRICKQRLREARTQAVDFLILLLAGICLGTLAKVSDETFGVIGYTYTVIAVSLLCKIAALRSFSLDKLHYWRESASGMSSMAYFLAKDTVDHFNTLVKPLVYLSMFYFFNNPRSSFTDNYAVLICLVYCVSGIAYALAILFEPGPAQLWSVLVPVVLTLIATQGEDREDSNFVKKLSDFCYTKWALEAFVIANAKRYYGVWLITRCGSLMESGYDLNHWYRCLIFLVIFGLGSRIIAFFIMVTFQKK
- the LOC110612961 gene encoding ATPase GET3B translates to MAMAALFNRASKTQTFNLLCRSNRILTSISSPIQTKPLKAPFQVRSAVTRADDVVAFDEMVAGIQRKYYMLGGKGGVGKTSCAASLAVKFANHGHPTIVVSTDPAHSLSDSFAQDLTGGALVPVEGVDSPLFALEISPEKAREEFRSKNQKSGDSGVKNLMDGMGLGTLSNQLEELKLGELLDTPPPGLDEAIAISKVMEFVETQEYTTFTRIVFDTAPTGHTLRLLSLPDFLDSSIGKMMKLKRKLASASSALKSLFGKKEAGQDISEKLEDKLGELREKMARVRHLFQDSDTTEFIIVTIPTVMAVNESSRLHASLRKESVPVRRLIVNQVLPPSTSDCKFCAMKRKDQMRALDIIQNDPALSSLRSIQAPLFDVEIRGVPALKFMGDVVWR